A single Hypanus sabinus isolate sHypSab1 chromosome 24, sHypSab1.hap1, whole genome shotgun sequence DNA region contains:
- the LOC132380443 gene encoding ribosome-binding protein 1-like — protein MEEGLQGQGSAGGRFTRTGKCWRKVHKDREMLEEGSQGQGSDGNVHKDREDGGRLTRTRKHGRKVHKDREDGGRLTRTGKRWRKFTRTGKQWRKVHKDREALEEGSQGQGRWRKVHKDREVLEEGSQGQGSDGKVHKDREVMEKFTRTGKCWRKVHKDREDGGRLTRTGKRWRKFTRTRKRWSKVHKDREDGGRLTRTGKRWRKFTRTGKRWRKVHKDREALEEGSQGQGSAGGRFTRTGKCWRKVHKGREDGGRFTRTGKRWRKVYKDREALEEGSQGQGSAGGRFTRTGKCWRKVHKDREEMEEGSQGQGSAGGRFTRTGKRWKSSQGQGSDGKVHKDREVLEEGSQGQGSDGGRFTRTGK, from the coding sequence atggaggaaggtttacaaggacagggaagtgctggaggaaggttcacaaggacagggaagtgctggaggaaggttcacaaggacagggaaatgctggaggaaggttcacaaggacagggaagtgatggaaatgttcacaaggacagggaagatggaggaaggttgacAAGGACAAGGAAGCAcgggaggaaggttcacaaggacagggaagatggaggaaggttgacaaggacagggaagcgctggaggaagttcacaaggacagggaagcagtggaggaaggttcacaaggacagggaagcgctggaggaaggttcacaaggtcagggaagatggaggaaggttcacaaggacagggaagtgctggaggaaggttcacaaggacagggaagcgatggaaaagttcacaaggacagggaagtgatggaaaagttcacaaggacagggaagtgctggaggaaggttcacaaggacagggaagatggaggaaggttgacaaggacagggaagcgctggaggaagttcacaaggacaagGAAGCGCTGGagcaaggttcacaaggacagggaagatggaggaaggttgacaaggacagggaagcgctggaggaagttcacaaggacagggaagcggtggaggaaggttcacaaggacagggaagcactggaggaaggttcacaaggacagggaagtgctggaggaaggttcacaaggacagggaagtgctggaggaaggttcacaagggcagggaagatggaggaaggttcacaaggacagggaagagatggaggaaggtttacaaggacagggaagcgctggaggaaggttcacaaggacagggaagtgctggaggaaggttcacaaggacagggaaatgctggaggaaggttcacaaggacagggaagagatggaggaaggttcacaaggacagggaagtgctggaggaaggttcacaaggacagggaagcgatggaaaagttcacaaggacagggaagtgatggaaaagttcacaaggacagggaagtgctggaggaaggttcacaaggacagggaagtgatggaggaaggttcacaagaacagggaagtga
- the LOC132380447 gene encoding ribosome-binding protein 1-like, with translation MEKGSEGQGSDGKVHKDREVMEQCLQGQGSAGGRFTRTGKMEEGSQGQGSDGGRFTRTRKMEEGSQGQRSAGGRFTRTRKMEEGSQGQRSAGGRLTRTGKCWRKVHKDREMLEEGSQGEGRWRKVQKDREVLEGGSQGQGSDGKVHKDREDGGRLTRTRKRWRKVHKDREDGERLTRTGKRWRKFTRTGKRWRKVHKDRKALEEGSQGQGRWRKVHKVREVLEEGSLGQGSAGGTFTRTGK, from the exons atggagaaaggttcagaaggacagggaagtgatggaaaagttcacaaggacagagaAGTGATGGAGCaatgtttacaaggacagggaagtgctggaggaaggtttacaaggacagggaagatggaggaaggttcacaaggacagggaagtgatggcggaaggttcacaaggacaaggaagatggaggaaggttcacaaggacagagaagtgctggaggaag gttcacaaggacaaggaagatggaggaaggttcacaaggacagagaagtgctggaggaaggttgacaaggacagggaaatgctggaggaaggttcacaaggacagggaaatgctggaggaaggttcacaaggagagggaagatggaggaaggttcagaaggacagggaagtgctggagggaggttcacaaggacagggaagtgatggaaaagttcacaaggacagggaagatggaggaaggttgacaaggacaaggaagcgctggaggaaggttcacaaggacagggaagatggagaaaggttgacaaggacagggaagcgctggaggaagttcacaaggacagggaagcggtggaggaaggttcacaaggacaggaaagctctggaggaaggttcacaaggacagggaagatggaggaaggttcacaaggtcagggaagtgctggaggaaggttcactaggacagggaagtgctggaggaacgtttacaaggacagggaagtga
- the LOC132380444 gene encoding ribosome-binding protein 1-like isoform X2, whose product MLEEGSQGQGNAGGRFTTTGKMEEGSQGQGSDGGRFTRTGKHWRKVHKDREVLEEVHKDREVMEKGSEGQGSDGKVHKDREVMEQCLQGQGSAGGRFTRTGKMEEGSQDQEIDGGRFTRTRKMEEGSQGQRSAGGRLTRTGKCWRKVHKDREMLEEGSQGEGRWRKVQKDREVLEGGSQGQGSDGKVHKDREDGGRLTRTRKRWRKVHKDREDGERLTRTGKRWRKFTRTGKRWRKVHKDRKALEEGSQGQGRWRKVHKDREVMEKFTRTGKMEEG is encoded by the exons atgctggaggaaggttcacaaggacagggaaatgctggaggaaggttcacaacgacagggaagatggaggaaggttcacaaggacagggaagtgatggaggaaggtttacaaggacagggaagcactggaggaaggttcacaaggacagggaagtgctggaggaagttcacaaggacagggaagtgatggagaaaggttcagaaggacagggaagtgatggaaaagttcacaaggacagagaAGTGATGGAGCaatgtttacaaggacagggaagtgctggaggaaggtttacaaggacagggaagatggaggaaggttcacaagacCAGGAAATTGATggcggaaggttcacaaggacaaggaagatggaggaaggttcacaaggacagagaagtgctggaggaaggttgacaaggacagggaaatgctggaggaaggttcacaaggacagggaaatgctggaggaaggttcacaaggagagggaagatggaggaaggttcagaaggacagggaagtgctggagggaggttcacaaggacagggaagtgatggaaaagttcacaaggacagggaagatggaggaaggttgacaaggacaaggaagcgctggaggaaggttcacaaggacagggaagatggagaaaggttgacaaggacagggaagcgctggaggaagttcacaaggacagggaagcggtggaggaaggttcacaaggacaggaaagctctggaggaaggttcacaaggacagggaagatggaggaag gttcacaaggacagggaagtgatggaaaagttcacaaggacagggaagatggaggaaggttga
- the LOC132380444 gene encoding ribosome-binding protein 1-like isoform X1 produces the protein MLEEGSQGQGNAGGRFTTTGKMEEGSQGQGSDGGRFTRTGKHWRKVHKDREVLEEVHKDREVMEKGSEGQGSDGKVHKDREVMEQCLQGQGSAGGRFTRTGKMEEGSQDQEIDGGRFTRTRKMEEGSQGQRSAGGRLTRTGKCWRKVHKDREMLEEGSQGEGRWRKVQKDREVLEGGSQGQGSDGKVHKDREDGGRLTRTRKRWRKVHKDREDGERLTRTGKRWRKFTRTGKRWRKVHKDRKALEEGSQGQGRWRKVHKVREVLEEGSLGQGSAGGTFTRTGK, from the coding sequence atgctggaggaaggttcacaaggacagggaaatgctggaggaaggttcacaacgacagggaagatggaggaaggttcacaaggacagggaagtgatggaggaaggtttacaaggacagggaagcactggaggaaggttcacaaggacagggaagtgctggaggaagttcacaaggacagggaagtgatggagaaaggttcagaaggacagggaagtgatggaaaagttcacaaggacagagaAGTGATGGAGCaatgtttacaaggacagggaagtgctggaggaaggtttacaaggacagggaagatggaggaaggttcacaagacCAGGAAATTGATggcggaaggttcacaaggacaaggaagatggaggaaggttcacaaggacagagaagtgctggaggaaggttgacaaggacagggaaatgctggaggaaggttcacaaggacagggaaatgctggaggaaggttcacaaggagagggaagatggaggaaggttcagaaggacagggaagtgctggagggaggttcacaaggacagggaagtgatggaaaagttcacaaggacagggaagatggaggaaggttgacaaggacaaggaagcgctggaggaaggttcacaaggacagggaagatggagaaaggttgacaaggacagggaagcgctggaggaagttcacaaggacagggaagcggtggaggaaggttcacaaggacaggaaagctctggaggaaggttcacaaggacagggaagatggaggaaggttcacaaggtcagggaagtgctggaggaaggttcactaggacagggaagtgctggaggaacgtttacaaggacagggaagtga